From a region of the Streptomyces sp. B21-083 genome:
- a CDS encoding DUF5324 family protein gives MTRIESVRAATGSAKDSVLHAADVVAPYADTAKDRATQYAHEARVRLAPKVSQAAEQARVQYGAHLAPRLEQARTHVPPKVDHAAHEAAVRTAKAARQAAEYTAPRMERAVAAAGPVREEAAARGAAALAALRGQVTPQEIRKLARKHQRRARAGKLAKGLAALGILAGGAFAAWKWWDKQANPDWLVEPPAATEVPEKGRLTSVDGSGQSVLDPEVQAKEAESEADDDENRR, from the coding sequence GTGACCCGCATTGAAAGCGTGCGCGCCGCTACCGGCTCGGCGAAGGACAGCGTCCTGCACGCCGCGGACGTGGTGGCGCCCTACGCCGACACGGCCAAGGACAGGGCCACTCAGTACGCACACGAGGCACGCGTACGGCTTGCGCCCAAGGTGTCCCAGGCTGCGGAACAGGCTCGTGTCCAGTACGGCGCGCATCTCGCGCCGCGGCTGGAGCAGGCCCGTACGCATGTGCCGCCGAAGGTCGACCATGCCGCTCATGAAGCCGCTGTCCGTACCGCCAAGGCCGCCCGGCAGGCCGCCGAATACACCGCGCCGCGCATGGAGCGTGCGGTTGCGGCAGCCGGACCCGTACGAGAGGAGGCCGCCGCACGTGGTGCCGCGGCACTGGCCGCGTTGCGCGGTCAGGTCACTCCGCAGGAGATCAGGAAACTGGCTCGCAAGCACCAGCGCCGGGCCCGGGCAGGCAAGCTCGCCAAGGGGCTGGCCGCGCTGGGCATCCTGGCGGGCGGCGCCTTCGCCGCGTGGAAGTGGTGGGACAAGCAGGCCAACCCCGACTGGTTGGTGGAGCCGCCCGCCGCGACCGAGGTTCCCGAGAAGGGCCGCCTGACGTCGGTGGACGGGAGCGGTCAGTCGGTCCTGGATCCCGAGGTCCAGGCGAAGGAGGCCGAGTCGGAGGCGGACGACGACGAGAACCGCCGCTGA
- a CDS encoding DUF3566 domain-containing protein: protein MSGATGAGSSGSSSGPSTGTDKDGGGRGSAARATDGQQGARDAHSATDPHTTNLQAIKPRTGGKRSPDTHGSQGSQGGTVTDARGPQTQQYGAGGGAAAQGAPGAMPVAESAAQRAPAPPQQSPLPGERQPQQPAGPYHPPQAYPSAAAGGPAAPVQAPAQAQARNAQAGAVRRPRTGATTLPRTRKARLRVSKADPWSVMKVSFLLSIALGICTIVAAVVLWMVMDAMGVFSTVGGTISEATGSNESNGFDLQSFLSLPHVLMFTSVIAVIDVVLATALATLGAFIYNLSAGFVGGIELTLAEDE from the coding sequence GTGAGCGGAGCCACGGGCGCCGGTTCGTCCGGCAGTTCGTCCGGTCCCTCGACCGGTACGGACAAAGACGGCGGCGGTCGTGGCTCCGCCGCGCGTGCGACTGATGGACAGCAGGGTGCGAGGGACGCGCACAGTGCGACAGATCCGCACACGACCAACCTGCAGGCCATCAAGCCGCGCACGGGCGGCAAGCGCTCGCCCGACACGCATGGATCTCAGGGATCCCAGGGGGGAACCGTGACGGACGCCAGAGGTCCGCAGACCCAGCAGTACGGGGCCGGTGGCGGCGCGGCCGCCCAGGGAGCCCCGGGTGCCATGCCGGTGGCGGAGTCCGCCGCGCAGCGCGCCCCAGCGCCGCCGCAGCAGTCGCCGTTGCCCGGTGAGCGGCAGCCGCAGCAGCCTGCGGGGCCCTACCACCCGCCGCAGGCCTACCCGTCGGCCGCCGCAGGGGGCCCCGCGGCCCCGGTGCAGGCCCCGGCTCAGGCTCAGGCCCGCAACGCCCAGGCAGGGGCCGTACGGCGCCCGCGTACGGGGGCGACCACCCTGCCCCGCACGCGCAAGGCACGTCTGCGCGTGTCCAAGGCCGACCCGTGGTCGGTGATGAAGGTCAGCTTCCTGCTGTCGATCGCGCTGGGCATCTGCACGATCGTGGCGGCGGTGGTCCTGTGGATGGTCATGGACGCGATGGGCGTCTTCTCGACGGTCGGCGGCACGATCTCGGAGGCCACGGGGTCGAACGAGTCGAACGGCTTCGACCTCCAGTCCTTCCTGTCGCTGCCGCACGTCCTCATGTTCACGTCGGTCATCGCCGTCATCGACGTCGTCCTCGCGACGGCGCTGGCGACCCTCGGCGCGTTCATCTACAACCTCTCCGCCGGCTTCGTCGGCGGCATCGAGCTGACGCTCGCCGAGGACGAGTGA
- a CDS encoding class E sortase, which yields MSGRVIVRTVSELCVTVGTLLVLFVVYVLFWTGVKADDVMDDQIHQLQQQWSKGAVTQTPPVTTPSPASTTISTGLKPPGPYTPAKPFAIMYIPRLGFTWNKPVLEGTGTSTLKKGLGHYATTARLGQEGNFSVAGHRRTYGDPFKDFPRLRRGDAVVLTDGTTWFTYRIDKGPYKTVPTDVEVIDPVPRKSGYTRSGRYLTLTTCDPEWGHSHRLIVWAHLDSTQPVEAGKPAALRR from the coding sequence GTGTCGGGGCGTGTGATCGTCAGGACGGTCAGCGAGCTGTGCGTCACGGTGGGCACGCTGCTCGTGCTCTTCGTCGTGTACGTGCTGTTCTGGACGGGAGTGAAGGCCGACGACGTCATGGATGACCAGATCCACCAGTTACAGCAACAGTGGTCGAAGGGCGCGGTGACACAGACACCGCCGGTGACGACGCCCAGCCCCGCGAGCACCACGATCTCGACCGGTCTGAAGCCCCCTGGGCCCTACACCCCGGCCAAGCCCTTCGCGATCATGTACATCCCTCGGCTTGGTTTCACGTGGAACAAGCCCGTGCTCGAAGGCACGGGAACGAGCACCCTGAAGAAGGGCCTCGGCCACTACGCCACCACCGCGCGGCTCGGCCAGGAGGGCAACTTCTCGGTCGCCGGCCACCGGCGGACGTACGGCGATCCGTTCAAGGACTTCCCGAGGCTGCGGCGCGGGGACGCGGTGGTACTGACGGACGGGACGACCTGGTTCACGTATCGGATCGACAAAGGCCCCTACAAAACCGTGCCCACGGACGTTGAGGTGATCGATCCTGTGCCACGTAAGAGCGGGTACACGCGTTCGGGGCGTTATCTCACGCTGACCACGTGCGATCCGGAGTGGGGGCACAGTCATCGGCTGATCGTCTGGGCGCACCTGGATTCCACACAGCCTGTGGAGGCCGGGAAACCCGCGGCGCTGCGCCGTTAA
- a CDS encoding rhomboid family intramembrane serine protease yields MDQAPGSPQGPQDAQSLPTCYRHPDRGTGIRCTRCERPICPECMVSASVGFQCPECVRNGSGTGHAPSATTPRTIAGGTFTADPRLLTKILIGLNLAIYLLQLSIGDDFTQRFELVGRASYEYLGPLEGVAEGQWYRLLTSMFLHGSLMHIVFNMLSLWWLGGPLEAALGRARYLALYLVSGLAGSALTYLLEAPTTPSLGASGAIFGLFGATAVLMRRLNYDMRPIIALLVINLLFTFGPLNIAWQAHIGGLVGGVVIGYAMVHAPRERRSLIQYGVCAVVLVAVVVITLIRTGQLI; encoded by the coding sequence ATGGATCAGGCGCCAGGCAGCCCGCAGGGCCCGCAGGACGCCCAGAGCCTGCCCACCTGCTACCGCCACCCGGACCGCGGGACAGGCATCCGCTGCACCCGCTGCGAACGCCCGATCTGCCCCGAGTGCATGGTCAGCGCCTCCGTCGGCTTCCAGTGCCCGGAATGCGTGCGCAACGGCTCCGGAACCGGCCACGCCCCGAGCGCCACCACACCGCGCACGATCGCCGGCGGCACCTTCACGGCCGACCCCCGACTCCTCACCAAGATCCTCATCGGCCTCAACCTCGCCATCTACCTGCTCCAACTGTCGATCGGCGACGACTTCACGCAACGCTTCGAACTCGTCGGCCGTGCCTCCTACGAGTACCTCGGCCCCTTGGAGGGCGTCGCGGAGGGGCAGTGGTACCGGCTGCTGACGTCGATGTTCCTGCACGGCAGCCTCATGCACATCGTCTTCAACATGCTCAGCCTGTGGTGGCTCGGCGGGCCCCTGGAAGCCGCCCTCGGCCGCGCCCGCTACCTCGCGCTGTACCTGGTCTCCGGCCTCGCGGGCAGCGCGCTGACGTATCTCCTCGAAGCCCCGACCACGCCGTCTCTCGGTGCCTCCGGTGCCATCTTCGGCCTCTTCGGCGCGACCGCCGTCCTGATGCGCCGCCTCAACTACGACATGCGGCCGATCATCGCCCTGCTGGTGATCAACCTGCTCTTCACCTTCGGACCGCTCAACATCGCCTGGCAGGCCCACATCGGGGGCCTGGTCGGCGGAGTCGTCATCGGCTACGCCATGGTCCACGCCCCGCGCGAGCGCCGGTCCCTGATCCAGTACGGCGTCTGCGCGGTGGTTCTGGTCGCGGTGGTCGTCATCACCCTGATCCGCACAGGCCAGCTCATCTAG
- a CDS encoding DLW-39 family protein: MKKLLLVALAAIGGLLVYRQIQADRAEQDLWTEATDSVPTGS; the protein is encoded by the coding sequence GTGAAGAAGCTTCTCCTGGTCGCACTGGCCGCCATCGGCGGGCTCCTCGTGTACCGCCAGATCCAGGCGGATCGCGCCGAGCAGGATCTGTGGACGGAGGCGACCGACTCCGTGCCCACGGGTTCGTGA
- a CDS encoding SPW repeat protein yields MTTQPRSDMATHPDILAMRNRHEMAEHVATSPGAQAVEALALITGLYLAASPWIAGFNGFSTLTVNNLIVGIAYAVIMSGGFGRAYERSHSMAWAACALSAWTIIAPWVVAGDVSTTRTIVNNIIVGVIGLLLALMAAAAARPVDRSSGDHSTTRR; encoded by the coding sequence ATGACGACACAGCCCCGGTCTGACATGGCAACGCATCCTGACATCCTCGCGATGCGAAATCGGCACGAGATGGCCGAGCATGTCGCGACCTCTCCGGGGGCACAGGCCGTGGAGGCCCTGGCCCTGATCACCGGCCTCTACCTGGCGGCCTCGCCGTGGATCGCTGGTTTCAACGGGTTTTCCACCCTGACGGTCAACAATCTGATCGTCGGCATCGCCTACGCCGTGATCATGAGCGGTGGCTTCGGCCGGGCGTACGAGCGGTCACACAGCATGGCGTGGGCCGCCTGCGCGCTCAGCGCGTGGACGATCATCGCGCCGTGGGTGGTGGCAGGCGACGTCAGCACCACCAGGACCATCGTCAACAACATCATCGTCGGCGTGATCGGGCTCCTGCTGGCCCTCATGGCCGCAGCGGCCGCCCGCCCGGTGGACCGGTCGTCCGGCGACCACTCGACCACGCGCAGGTGA
- a CDS encoding serine/threonine-protein kinase yields the protein MGEVFAGRYELADPIGRGGVGAVWRAWDHRRRRYVAAKVLQQSDAHSLLRFVREQALRIDHPHVLAPASWAADDDKVLFTMDLVAGGSLVHLIADYGPLPPAFVCTLLDQLLSGLAAVHAEGVVHRDIKPANVLLEATGTGRPRLRLSDFGIAMRLGEPRLTETDYVVGTPGYFAPEQMLGADPDFPSDLFAVGLVALYLLEGAKPDSKALIEYFAAHGTPSAPQGIPEPLWQVVATLLQPDPQARFRTATGVRKALAQAAELLPEPGPDDELIEIFDQLGPLPQDFAPAGPLKLSPGVTTSGARTGTGTGSGTEGRPTTGAGHGERDSDGIRTGPGAVRRYDPYREPHSDGTPTGPATGGTRTGPGLGPGPGSLPGPMPDPVPPPGTVAPPSGPGTGAIPAKPVKDPAPSGADSGTEQPWQSSGAAPIRPGADPVPDQPQGQQAPPAPPTYPTHPAHSVPSVRQNGAPSLSDAAPPRPVHPPAAIPPQPSAMSDTGSFHLPPPRAAAPSATAQHQYSPHRPVQPAIPPTAVPLPAPAAVHVPPPFEVPSFGTSRFEPAQEPFPGPHTPRTATQTPTVTVTSTPALGQDPYAARSAPVPLSAQAVPQRRGRRRQRRPGPPAKVAVPVLLLALACYAVGFWALFRI from the coding sequence ATGGGTGAGGTCTTCGCCGGCCGGTACGAACTGGCCGACCCGATCGGGCGCGGGGGAGTAGGCGCTGTCTGGCGCGCCTGGGACCACCGCCGTCGCCGGTACGTGGCCGCCAAGGTCCTGCAGCAGAGCGACGCCCACTCGCTGCTGCGCTTCGTCCGCGAGCAGGCGCTGCGGATCGACCACCCGCATGTCCTCGCCCCGGCCAGTTGGGCCGCCGACGACGACAAAGTCCTGTTCACCATGGATCTGGTCGCCGGAGGTTCGCTCGTCCATCTCATCGCGGACTACGGTCCCCTGCCGCCCGCGTTCGTCTGCACGCTTCTCGACCAGCTTCTTTCCGGTCTCGCCGCCGTGCACGCGGAGGGCGTGGTGCACCGCGACATCAAGCCCGCCAACGTGCTGCTCGAAGCGACCGGTACGGGCCGCCCGCGGCTGCGGCTGTCCGACTTCGGCATCGCGATGCGGCTGGGCGAGCCACGGCTGACGGAGACCGACTACGTGGTGGGCACACCCGGTTACTTCGCCCCCGAGCAAATGCTGGGCGCGGACCCGGACTTCCCCTCCGATCTGTTCGCCGTGGGCCTCGTCGCGCTCTATCTCCTGGAGGGCGCCAAGCCGGACTCCAAGGCCCTCATCGAGTACTTCGCGGCGCACGGCACGCCCAGCGCTCCGCAGGGCATACCCGAGCCGCTCTGGCAGGTCGTGGCGACGCTGCTGCAGCCGGACCCCCAGGCGCGGTTCCGCACCGCCACGGGCGTGCGCAAGGCTCTTGCCCAGGCCGCCGAGCTGCTGCCCGAGCCCGGCCCCGACGACGAGCTGATCGAGATCTTCGACCAACTCGGCCCTCTCCCGCAGGACTTCGCCCCGGCCGGCCCCCTCAAACTGTCCCCCGGTGTGACCACGAGCGGTGCGCGTACGGGAACAGGGACGGGCAGCGGTACGGAAGGCAGGCCGACCACAGGCGCCGGACACGGCGAGCGGGACTCGGACGGCATACGCACCGGTCCGGGAGCAGTCCGCCGATACGACCCGTACCGCGAACCTCACTCGGACGGCACGCCCACCGGCCCGGCGACCGGCGGCACACGCACAGGGCCGGGGCTCGGGCCGGGACCGGGTTCGCTGCCCGGCCCGATGCCGGATCCGGTGCCGCCCCCGGGAACCGTCGCCCCGCCCTCCGGCCCGGGCACGGGTGCCATACCCGCCAAGCCGGTCAAGGATCCCGCCCCTTCAGGGGCCGACTCCGGCACCGAGCAGCCCTGGCAGTCCTCCGGTGCCGCCCCGATCCGGCCCGGAGCCGACCCCGTACCGGACCAGCCACAGGGACAGCAGGCTCCACCCGCTCCGCCGACGTATCCGACTCACCCGGCTCACTCGGTTCCCTCGGTGCGGCAGAACGGCGCCCCGTCCCTGTCGGACGCCGCACCACCGCGCCCGGTTCATCCCCCGGCAGCGATCCCGCCCCAGCCGTCCGCCATGTCTGACACGGGCAGCTTTCACCTTCCTCCGCCCCGGGCCGCCGCCCCCTCGGCCACGGCACAGCACCAGTACTCCCCTCACCGGCCGGTGCAGCCCGCCATTCCCCCCACGGCCGTCCCGCTCCCGGCGCCGGCGGCGGTCCACGTACCGCCGCCCTTCGAGGTCCCGTCCTTCGGGACTTCACGGTTCGAGCCCGCGCAGGAACCTTTCCCCGGGCCGCACACGCCCCGGACCGCCACGCAGACCCCGACCGTGACGGTGACGTCCACTCCGGCTCTGGGGCAGGACCCGTACGCTGCCCGGTCCGCGCCGGTTCCGCTCTCCGCGCAGGCGGTTCCGCAGCGCCGCGGCCGACGCCGCCAGCGCCGCCCCGGTCCGCCCGCGAAGGTGGCGGTACCGGTCCTGCTCCTCGCCCTGGCCTGTTACGCCGTGGGTTTCTGGGCCCTGTTCCGTATCTGA
- a CDS encoding DUF6344 domain-containing protein produces MAQNKVMKLWTVVVTAFLALCTTLGLITTTATAAVAESHPVRNCTAPAVVPPTAAWAWSYARSLPPTMKQRIRAEAHGSSPSCRHRSPADTDAETEAGPETATDADTAAQPQS; encoded by the coding sequence ATGGCTCAGAACAAGGTCATGAAGTTGTGGACCGTCGTCGTCACCGCCTTCCTGGCACTGTGCACGACGCTCGGACTGATCACGACGACCGCCACCGCGGCGGTAGCCGAGAGCCACCCGGTACGCAACTGCACCGCACCCGCGGTGGTACCCCCCACAGCCGCCTGGGCCTGGTCCTACGCCCGGTCCCTGCCCCCCACGATGAAGCAGCGCATCCGAGCCGAGGCCCACGGTTCCTCCCCGAGCTGTCGCCACCGCTCACCCGCGGACACGGACGCGGAGACGGAAGCGGGCCCGGAAACCGCCACGGACGCCGACACGGCGGCACAGCCGCAATCCTGA
- a CDS encoding aminodeoxychorismate/anthranilate synthase component II — MSARILVVDNYDSFVFNLVQYLYQLGAECEVLRNDEVSTAHARDGFDGVLLSPGPGTPEEAGVCIEMVRHCAATGVPVFGVCLGMQSMQVAYGGVVDRAPELLHGKTSLVEHEGRGVFAGLPSPFTATRYHSLAAEPETVPAELEVTARTHDGIIMGLRHRELPVEGVQFHPESVLTEHGHLMLANWLAECGDRGAVARSSGLAPVVGRATA; from the coding sequence GTGAGCGCCCGGATTCTCGTCGTCGACAACTACGACAGCTTCGTCTTCAACCTGGTCCAGTACCTGTACCAGCTGGGCGCCGAGTGCGAGGTGCTGCGCAACGACGAGGTGTCGACGGCGCACGCGCGGGACGGCTTCGACGGGGTTCTGCTGTCGCCGGGCCCGGGTACGCCCGAGGAGGCCGGCGTCTGCATCGAGATGGTCCGTCACTGCGCGGCCACCGGGGTGCCGGTGTTCGGGGTCTGCCTGGGCATGCAGTCGATGCAGGTGGCGTACGGCGGTGTGGTGGACCGTGCGCCCGAGCTGCTGCACGGCAAGACGTCCCTCGTGGAACACGAGGGACGGGGCGTCTTCGCCGGTCTGCCGAGCCCGTTCACGGCGACCCGCTACCACTCCCTGGCGGCGGAACCGGAGACGGTTCCGGCCGAGCTCGAAGTGACCGCCCGTACGCACGACGGCATCATCATGGGCCTGAGGCACCGTGAGCTTCCGGTCGAGGGTGTGCAGTTCCACCCCGAGTCGGTGCTGACGGAGCACGGTCACCTGATGCTGGCCAACTGGCTGGCGGAGTGCGGTGACCGGGGTGCTGTGGCGAGGTCTTCGGGGCTCGCCCCGGTGGTGGGCAGGGCCACGGCGTGA
- a CDS encoding helix-turn-helix domain-containing protein, which yields MDAAQQEATARARELQRNWYGEPLGALFRKLIDDLGLNQARLAGVLGLSAPMLSQLMSGQRAKIGNPAVVQRVQLLQDLAGQVADGSVSAAEATERMDEIKKSQGGSVLSNTAQSTTSSGAPTVKRVVREIQSLLRSVAAAGDIIDAADTLAPTHPELAEFLRVYGAGRTSDAVTHYQSHQN from the coding sequence ATGGATGCCGCACAGCAGGAAGCAACCGCAAGAGCGCGGGAGCTTCAGCGGAACTGGTACGGGGAGCCGCTGGGGGCGCTCTTCCGTAAGCTCATCGACGATCTTGGACTCAACCAGGCTCGTCTCGCGGGGGTACTGGGGTTGTCCGCGCCGATGCTGTCACAGCTGATGAGCGGTCAGCGGGCGAAGATCGGCAATCCGGCAGTGGTGCAGCGCGTGCAGTTGCTGCAGGATCTGGCCGGTCAGGTCGCGGACGGCAGCGTCAGCGCGGCCGAGGCGACCGAGCGGATGGACGAGATCAAGAAGTCGCAGGGGGGTTCGGTGCTCAGCAACACCGCGCAGTCGACGACGAGTTCGGGGGCGCCCACGGTCAAGCGGGTGGTCCGCGAGATCCAGTCGCTGCTTCGCTCGGTGGCCGCCGCGGGCGACATCATCGACGCGGCTGACACTCTCGCCCCGACCCACCCGGAACTGGCAGAGTTCCTCCGGGTGTACGGCGCGGGCCGCACTTCTGACGCCGTGACGCACTACCAGTCCCACCAGAACTGA
- a CDS encoding DUF881 domain-containing protein, whose product MSNSADFPGTDPSPARNRRFRPVRVLTAGVFALAGLIFFTSFDTAKGTNIRTDASLLRLSDLIQERSHKNGRLDESNAALRDDVEAFAERDDGSTEAEDARLAALEKAAGTQKVKGQALTVTLNDAPPNATAKLPGYPEPQPDYLVIHQQDLQAVVNALWQGGAKGIKVMDQRLISTSAVRCVGNTLILQGRVYSPPYKITAVGDPEQLRGALTASKAIQNYMVYVNVYGLGWQVDEDGTVTLPGYSGTVDLHYAKPVE is encoded by the coding sequence TTGAGCAATTCTGCCGACTTCCCCGGGACGGATCCCAGTCCTGCCCGTAACCGCCGTTTCCGCCCGGTCCGGGTGCTCACCGCGGGGGTTTTCGCCCTCGCGGGGCTGATTTTCTTCACGAGCTTCGACACGGCCAAGGGCACGAACATCCGCACGGACGCCTCCCTGCTGAGGCTCTCGGACCTCATCCAGGAGCGCAGCCACAAGAACGGCCGGCTCGACGAGTCCAACGCGGCCCTGCGTGACGACGTCGAGGCCTTCGCCGAGCGCGACGACGGCAGCACCGAGGCCGAGGACGCCAGACTGGCGGCGCTGGAGAAGGCCGCGGGCACCCAGAAGGTCAAGGGCCAGGCGCTCACGGTCACCCTCAACGACGCCCCGCCGAACGCCACGGCGAAGCTCCCTGGCTATCCCGAGCCCCAGCCCGACTATCTGGTCATCCACCAGCAGGACCTGCAGGCCGTGGTCAACGCCCTGTGGCAGGGCGGGGCCAAGGGCATCAAGGTCATGGACCAGCGCCTGATCTCCACCAGCGCGGTCCGCTGTGTGGGCAACACCCTGATCCTCCAGGGACGCGTCTACTCACCCCCGTACAAGATCACGGCGGTCGGCGACCCGGAGCAGCTGAGGGGCGCGCTCACGGCGTCCAAGGCGATCCAGAACTACATGGTGTACGTCAACGTCTACGGGCTCGGCTGGCAGGTCGACGAGGACGGGACGGTGACTCTGCCGGGGTACTCGGGCACAGTGGACCTGCACTACGCGAAGCCTGTGGAGTAG
- a CDS encoding SH3 domain-containing protein, with translation MRKELAALLGAAAMASTLVMGLPATASAVTLPSACPKDLILPVPQTLKATTTVNLRSGPGTSYTAKGSLATSTKFEQYCSTYKSQTWDYGKVLSGANKGKWGWVADSYLKY, from the coding sequence ATGCGTAAGGAACTGGCGGCGCTGCTCGGCGCTGCGGCGATGGCGAGCACTCTGGTGATGGGACTTCCGGCCACCGCCTCCGCGGTCACCCTTCCTTCAGCCTGCCCGAAGGACCTGATCCTTCCCGTGCCGCAGACGCTGAAGGCGACGACGACCGTGAACCTCCGTAGCGGCCCAGGTACGAGCTACACAGCCAAGGGTTCCCTGGCCACGAGCACGAAGTTCGAGCAGTACTGCTCGACTTACAAGTCACAGACCTGGGACTACGGCAAAGTGCTCTCCGGTGCCAACAAGGGCAAGTGGGGCTGGGTCGCCGATAGCTACCTGAAGTACTAG
- the crgA gene encoding cell division protein CrgA, which yields MPKSRIRKKADYTPPPAKQATAIKLNSRGWVAPVMLAMFLIGLAWIVLFYVTDGTLPIDSLDNWNIVVGFGFIAAGFGVSTQWK from the coding sequence GTGCCGAAGTCACGTATCCGCAAGAAGGCCGACTACACGCCGCCGCCCGCCAAGCAGGCGACGGCAATCAAACTGAACAGTCGCGGCTGGGTCGCACCGGTCATGCTCGCGATGTTCCTCATCGGCCTGGCCTGGATCGTCCTCTTCTATGTGACCGACGGCACGCTGCCGATCGACTCACTGGACAACTGGAACATCGTGGTGGGCTTCGGCTTCATCGCCGCGGGATTCGGTGTCTCCACTCAGTGGAAGTAG
- a CDS encoding peptidylprolyl isomerase, with amino-acid sequence MAEQLYATLKTSQGDIEFRLLPNHAPKTVRNFVELATGEREWTNPETGEKSTNKLYDGTVFHRVISGFMIQGGDPLGNGTGGPGYQFEDEFHPDLRFDKPYLLAMANAGPGTNGSQFFITVSPTAWLTRKHTIFGEVTDAASQKIVDAIAATATNPRTDRPVNDIVIESVVVETRQG; translated from the coding sequence GTGGCTGAGCAGCTTTACGCCACCCTGAAGACCAGTCAAGGCGACATCGAGTTCCGGCTCCTGCCGAACCACGCGCCCAAAACGGTCCGGAACTTCGTCGAACTCGCCACCGGCGAGCGCGAGTGGACCAACCCGGAGACGGGCGAGAAGTCCACGAACAAGCTCTACGACGGTACGGTCTTCCACCGGGTGATCAGCGGCTTCATGATTCAGGGCGGTGACCCGCTCGGCAACGGCACCGGCGGCCCCGGCTACCAGTTCGAGGACGAGTTCCACCCCGACCTCCGTTTCGACAAGCCGTACCTGCTGGCCATGGCCAATGCCGGCCCGGGAACCAACGGCTCGCAGTTCTTCATCACCGTTTCCCCGACGGCCTGGCTGACCCGCAAGCACACCATCTTCGGTGAGGTCACCGACGCGGCCAGCCAGAAGATCGTGGACGCCATCGCGGCCACGGCGACCAACCCGCGCACCGACCGCCCGGTCAACGACATCGTCATCGAGTCGGTCGTCGTCGAGACGCGCCAGGGCTGA